In Leclercia sp. LSNIH1, the genomic stretch CAGGATGAGATTCGGGATAATATGCTGGCGATGCTTGAAGCGCATCCGGAGCTGTATGTATGAATCGCCGGGTGGCGGCTGCGCCTTACCCGGCCTACAAGGGTACAGAAGCCGTAGGCCGGGCAAGCGCAGCGCCGCCCGGCAAATCCTGATGACGGTCTGAATTCGGGAAACAGATCTTTTGATTCAGCTGCACACTAATATCCCATGTCCCTATATGCTTCATTGGTTTTTATAACTAACGCTAAGCAGCCTATGCTAATAAACCCGACGAAAGGGATAAAGATACTCGCAATAAGCCCCCAAAGAGATAGCGGGGCATTTTTATCTGAGAAAGTAATCTGATATGCAAAGAATGAAATTACACAGAAAAATGCAGCCATAACCGAAGGCATAAGTGGATTACTCCAGCTTCCCCATTCAAGGTTTGCCGGGATACTGGTTTTCTGGGAAGAGAGTGCAGTAATACAAAATTTGTTTTTTTCTGAACAGGCCACCAACTGCTCCCCTTGGGCATATTTCACCGCATCTGCCGCCAAAGCCAGCGCCAGCCACCGATACCCGGCACTCTTTTCGCCGAAAGAGGCATCTACATCCAGCCGCTCCGATGCCAGCCCCCTTTCATCCAGAACCTGCATTAACGGGTATTTCTCAGTACGGGGCAGCCCGGTATGCCAGAGCGTTTTCGGTGTAAGTACCGAGCCTGCCTCCAGATAGATCGGCATTTTTGCCTCAACATCTGTCACACCGGCCATGGGCTGATACAGATAAACCGGTTTTTCACCTTCCTCCCGGACATAATGGTTGGTCAGCAGGAATGCACAAGCATTTTCCATGTTCTTTGATTCATTTTCTTCTTCATGTAAATCAACGATAACCAATAATCGGTTTTCAACCCTGTAATCTGACAGTTTGGTCCATTTGCTGATAAGTGCATAATCGGGACATTCAGTGCTGTATTCAATTTTGCAGGTACTGGCATGAACCACACCTAATCGGTCCAGCGAGCGCCTCAGCTCTTCTATACAATTTTCATTCCCTCCGCGAACCCAGACAATGGTTTCAAAAACCCGGTAATTGTATCCCTTCAGCTTTTCGGCCATCGGAGCCAGTAGGCGGCAAAATACCTGTTCATTGCGCGTCTGGTCGAAAAGCGCTTCCAGCAGAATTTTTACCGGTGTTTTCGGCGCCAGTGGAAACTCCCCTTCCAGCTTCAACATGTTCAGTGCCGGTTGCTCCAGCGGAGTGATGGCAGACCATGCTGCAATAGCCACATTTTTTCGAGCATAAGCTTTTAAATGAATTTCCCGCTCTTTTGCAATGAATTTACGAGTTTCAAAATAGTGAATATTGGCGTCATGAAACATGAACGCTACATAAACAATCACAGAGACAAGGCAAAAGGGTAAAATAACTGAAGGCACAAAAAAAATGGCAGTAACCTGTTCCTTTTCAGGCCAGGTTAAAGCTCTGATCAGCAGGCTCGCTCCTATGGCGACAACATACAGGACAATAATAACCGCGACTGGCACATCGGTATCTGCATCTGGCTGTTTCTTGAATAACCACCACTCTTTCATCACGCAGCCCCCGCGACAGGCAAGGTACTTTTGATTTCGCAACCACAGGCCGCGTGACAACCATCCACCACAACCCCCCTGCCGCGCATAGTCCAGGTGGGATGACATTCATTTATTGGAAATGTCCCTCTGTGCAAAGGGCAAGTCACCAGATCGGCCCTGAGGGCCACGGGTTTGCCCATAAAGGGCGCACCGGAAGCGGTCGTTACTTTTCCACCGCTTACCAGCGGGTCGTTTAATCGAATGACACCTTTCATTATTTCTATCTCCTTATCGTCCTGCATCCATATCACAGCGCATCCGATCCCAGCCGGTGTAACCCTTCACTTCGGGGACTTTGTCGGGTAAATCCTGATAGTTTGCTTTAAATTGGGCTGTATTATCTTTCAGTGCTTGTTTGGTGATGTAATCCATCCCCCAGGCTGGCCCTGGGAAACGGGGTTCTATTTTCCCATTTACTTTGCTTCCCATACCGTCATCCACGGTATATTCAATCCCTGGGCCACCAGGCAGAATGCGCGGATCTTCAAACGGTTTTGAAGACATATACAGCCTATGTTTGGTCTGTAAAAAGCCCTGATCGTTGACGACGGTAAAAGACACCACGTCTTCTGTGGGCGCTCTGTTATCTCCATTCGGTTCATTATGTCCGGGCGCAAAGCCAACCGCCTTCCAGGTTTTGCCATAATCTTTTGAAACAAGAAATCCATCCACTTGCCAGTTGGTAATTGCTATATACCTCTCAGAGGGATGGATAAACTTTCGCGTAAAAATTCGATAAAACTGACTGGCTGGTGTTGTGTGAATACCTCGTTTAGTGTCCGTATACCAGAGTTCTCCTTCGCAGTCCCAGCCTTTAAGCTCCAGAAATCGATGGTCATCAAACCGATAAACTATCTGCGTCGGTGGCTCTTTCGCCACGCAATCTGCAGTTAATACAACAGCGGCAACTGTGAGAGATGTACATAATCCTTTCATCACTTATCGCCCAGCGTCCATATCACAGCGCATTCGATCCCAGCCGGTGTAACCCTTCACATCGGGGACTGTGTCGGGCAAATTTTGCCAGTTCGTCTTAAGCTGTTGCGTGCTCCCCTCAAGCCCTTGCCTGGTCATGTAAATCATCCCCCAGGCCCACCCAGGAGAACGGGCTTCCAGCTTTCCGTTTACTATGCCTCCCATACCGTCATCTACGGTATATTCAATCCCTGGGCCCCCCGGCAGAATGCGCGGATCTTCAAACGGTTTTGAAGACATATACAGCCGGTGTTTGGTCTGCAGAAAACCCTGATCGTTGACGACGGTAAAAGACACCACGTCTTCTGCGGGCGCTCTGTTATCACCATTAGGTTCATTATGTCCGGGCGCAAAGCCAACCGCCCTCCAGGTTTTGCCATAATCTTTTGAAACAAGAAATCCATCCACTTGCCAGTTGGTAATTGCTATATACCTCTCAGAGGGATGGATAAACTTTCGCGTAAAAATTCGATAAAACTGACTGGCTGGTGTTGTGTGAATACCTCGTTTAGTGCCCGTATACCAGAGTTCTCCTTCGCAGTCCCAGCCTTCAAGCTCCAGAAATCGATGGTCATCAAACCGATAAACTATCTGCGTCGGTGGCTCTTTCGCCACGCAATCAGCAGCCAGCACAACGGTGACGACGGCGAAAAAAGTACATAATCCTTTCATCAATTATCGCCCCGCATCCATGTCACAGCGCATATGATCCCAGCCGGTGTAGCCTTTAACTTCAGGTACTTTGTCGGGTAGGCCCTGATAGTTTGTCTTAAACTGGGCTATGTCATCTTTCAGACCCTGTTTGGTGATGTAATCTAGTCCCCACGCAGGGCCTGAGGAGCCAGGTTTTAGCTTCCCGTTTACATTATTTCCCATACCATCGTCCACGGTAAATTCAATCCCTGGCCCACCGGGCAGAATGCGAGGATCTTCAAAAGGCTTGGACGACATATACAGCCGGTGTTTGGTTTGTAAAAAACCCTGATCGTTCACGACGGTAAAAGATACCGCGTCTTCGGCAGGGGCTCTGTTATCACCATTAGGTTCATTATGCTTAGGAGAAAAGCCAATAGCCTTCCATGTTTCTCCATAATCTTTTGAAACAAGGAATCCATCTACCTCCCAGTTTGGTATAGAAATATAACGTTTCGAAGGATGAATAAATTTGCGGGTGAATATTCGATAAAACTGAAAGTAAGGTTGTGAATGAATACCCCGCTTTGTATCGGTATACCAGAGTTCTCCCTGGCAATCCCACCCTTTTAACTCAAGATAACGATGATCATCAAACCGATAAACTATCTGCGTCGGCGGCTCTTTCGCCAAACTATTCGCAGTCAGTAAAATAGTGGCGAATGCGAAAACAACACAAAGTTCCTTCATGCTCAATCCTTAAGCCAGTTGGTTATCATTTTTAGGTTTTGGCATATCCCATTGCAATAACTTCTTTTCCTGAAAGTCATCTGCTTTGAAAAGGCCCATATCGATATTTTTCGGGTTACGAACATTCGGTTGGACTCCAGCATAATCATTCTCCACGCCATAATGCCCTTGAGGCAGCGCTTCATCAGGTTTATTCATATAGTTTTTAGTTGTACCTACTGGTAATCTTCCTGTCCGGTAGTACTCTTTGACGTCACTATTTTTATTCAATGGATCCCGCCAGTCCGCCAGATGTAACAGTGCCTCCCAAAACTTTCCAGCCTGATAGTCAAACGCTTTGCACTGGCCAATAGCCAGGTCAAAGGCCATTGCCCGAGACGGCGCAAACTCGCTCATCACAATGGAAGAGTGCTGGCTGTACCCTACCGGATCCCTTTTCTGCCACTCTGCTTCCAGCTCTTCACGGGTTTTCAGCCAGGTAATAGACAGTACCGGGTACTCTTTTGAACCCGTAACCTTCCCTTCAATGACTGTGTGTTTCCGGGCAATACTTTCAACCTCAAGTTCATCGCGCGTTAAGACATGCCCCGGTTTCCAGCTGATACGCTGATAGCTGTTGAGCATATACATTGCAGATTCCGTGCGCTTAATAGCGCTGGCTTTGGCGGAATAAGAGATGTAAGCATCCGGGCTGTCCGGATCGATATAATAGGTATAGGGTTTGTCACTGGTCTGCGGATCGTTATCAGGTCTGTTATCCTGTCCTTGGAGTTTAAACGTAAATGGCTCCGGTAATTCCTCTCCGTTCACCACCACATCGCGGTAGCTGTAGCTGCTGTTGGTCAGGAAGGCGTATTCTGCATCTCCCTCCTTTCGCGGCGGCAACGCGAAAGGTTTTGCGTCCGGGGCTTTCCCTACCTCGCCGTGCTGATAAAAGACGCGCTGGAAGAGATTAGGAATATCCCGGGCTATTTTCTGAGGGATACCCCGCCAGCCAAACCCCTGCACGTTCTCCAGCGACACGACGCCGTCGTTCGGACAAAAGTAGTTGTACACCTTGCCGTCGTTACTCCGGCAATACCGGTCATCGGTTCGCAGCGGATTATCGGAAGGTTTACGCAGGGTGCAGGAGGCCTCCATCACCTGCAATTCACCCTCTGTTATTTTTCCGCCCCCTTTCCACTGCGTGTACATCAGGCGACAGAAGTTTTTGAAGGTGTTCTGCCTGGCCGCGTTGGTCTGTTGATATCCAGGCTGAATATTTTCAAACGCGCGCGACTCCAGTGAATACGGGGAGTGGTTGAGAATGACGCAGTTTACCGGATCTAATCCTTCTTGCTTGACGAGCATATTCGCCAGCATGGTTATAATTGTGCCCTGGCTGTGAGCCACCACGTTAATCACATCATCTTCTGTTATCGGCTCACGGCGGATAGTCAGAATCAAATCCGCCAACCGTTGCGCAGCAAAAAACTGATAAATGCGGTGCGGGTTTTCATAAACAGGATGGGTGAAATCGCCGCCATTCAGATGCAGAGAAGCAAATCCCGCAGCTGCCACACCAAAGCCACCGGCACCCGGCCCTAACATGTCGGGAATAGTGGTCGTCGCATTAGCAAAGGTTCCGCCCCCTTTGGCAAAATGCATATCAAGCGCGTTTTTAAAGTTATCGCTCTGGAATTTAAAGGGTCCTTTGCCGTCATTACCCAGCGCCGCTTTATTCTTCTCGTTATTTTCCTGATAGGCATCATACGGCAGATGGGCTTTATCACTCATCTTGCCGACCTCTTCCCGGTAGCGCTTCTGGTCTGCCCGGTAGTCGTCATAGGTCACCGGTTTATATCCCCAGTAAAACGGGATAATGGGCGAACGGCCGGGAGTGATGATTCGGTAATTTTTCCATTCATGGGCATAAAAATCCTGTCGGTTAAGCCGTTTCCCCAATCCTGCAAGAATGCCCTTCTCCTGGTTCTGGTAGGACTCACCCACGTCGTTCACCCCGTGGACCAGAATCACAATGCCCGGCATCGGGCGCGGCACGCCCACGTTGCGCGTCTGGGCCACTTCGCCCAGGCTTTTGTGTACCGGAATATCGCCCTCCGAGACCACCCGCGGGGCGTACGGTTTTGTCTTCGTCTCCCTCATTCCATCAGCCCCTTTTTGTAACGATAGCGTCTGACCAGCAGTGCCAGCTCATGCTCCAGCACGCACTCATACAGCGCTTCAACACCGTATGACTTAAGGCGGGAAAATTGCGTAGTCGAGCCGTTAATCTGTTGTGTTGGTAGCCAGGGCTCGCTTAACCCCTCTGTTCCGGTAAACGAGTGAACATCCGGAATAACGCTTTTACTTCGGGGAAAATACAACAAATAACGATTCAAGGTGTCCTGTTGTTGGACCGCCGCGGAATTCCCTGGCATAGTTAAACATCCTTTTAATAAACGGTGGGTGTATTTTTAAATAATACACCCAAACCCGTTATCAAAATATGACCTGGCTATATGAAACCAGATATGATAATTATCAGGTTATTCACAAAATAAATCTATACTCTTTAAAAATCACCACGTAAATATAAAATAAATACCGTTCATCCAGTTTTAAATATCAAAATGACGAATACGTTATTTTAACCGGCAACCTTATTTGCCGGGTTGCGGTGGCGGCTGCGCCTTACCCGGCCTACACGGGTACAGTACACGCAGGCCGGGCAAAAGGCTTACATCGAATAACCCGGCTTTTTAATCAACTCATCCAGCTTCGGCTCAATCTCCCTGTCCCAGACCTGCGCTTTCCAGTCCGCTTCTGCGACCTCGTTCAGGGCTACGGAAATGGCGCGATCTTTACTGTTCAGATGACGGGTAATCACCTCGGCGATATCCGCCGCCAGGGCGGTTTTGTGCTCGTCGTTCAGGTCGCGCGGGAAACATTTGATATCAACGTGTGGCATGTGCAGGGCTCCTTTTGAATGAGCATTCCAGACTAGCAGAGAATAGTGTTGTCTTTTAGCACCTTGTGCAGTTTCGGGAGCTTGCACACGCTATCGGCGATGGCCGTGATCTTCGGGGTATTGGCAGCGAACCAGTCCGGACGTGGTCCCCAGGTACGCATCACGCACAGGTAGCAGTCCACCAGCGTGATTTGCTCGCCAAAGGCGTATGGGGTGGCTTTGAGGTGATTATCCAGCCACAGGTAGAGCGATTTCCGGTATTCACGGCAGTTTTGCTGTAGCTGTTCCGGGGCGTCCGGTGCCCAGCGCTCCGGGTAGTCGGCAAAGGTAAAGGTGGGATAGACGTTGGCTACCAGCCAGATCAGCAGGCGCTGAAACTGCTGGCGCTCCGCGCGTCCAACCGGAGGCGCAAGTTCCGGGCAACGATCGAGGATCATCAGCGCAATCGCCGCCGTCTCCGTTATGATTTCGCCATTTTCCAGCTCGAGGGTTGGCACCTGACAGAGCGGGTTGAGTTTTTCCAGCAGCTCACGGGTTGCCCCCGGCTTATCGAACCCGTCGACGTTGATAAACTGATACGGAATGTCGGCGAGGGTCAGCATCACCTCACTGATGGCTGAACCCCAGCCCGGTACGCCATACACTTTGATCATGATCGCTCCACTTCAGGGTCAAAACCCTAAGTGTAGAGCAGCATCAGTAGGTGATGCCTGGCGGATTGACCTCCGACTGCGTTACCGCTTCGCCCTGCTCCGCCCAGCGCGCCAGCACTTTCTGGTACTCTCCCCGCTGGATCGCCCCGTCGAGGGCGGCCTGTAAGGCATACACCAGCCCGTTCCCCTTTTTAGTCGTGGTCGCCACATACGCCTTCTTCGGCCCTAAGCCCACCACCCGGGTTTTGCCGGTCAGCGCCGCTTTGTAAGCCGAGACCGACTGCGGGCCGAAGAAGACATCCGCCCTGCCGGACTGGATATAGAGATTGCCGGAGGCGTCGTCGGTCAGATAGACCGGCAGCGCAGGCTCTCGCCCGGCGCTTTTGTTCTCCTCGTTCCAGCCCAGCAGAATGCGCTCCTGGTTAGTGCCGGAGCCGACAATCACCTTTTTGCCTGAGAGATCGGCGGCGCTTTTAATCGATTGCACCTCGCTGGTGGATTTTACCGAGAAGGCCAGGTTATCGACGCGATAGGTGGCAAAATCAAACTTCTCTTTACGCTGCTCGGTCACCGCAATGTTCACCAGCGCCACGTCGTAACGCCCGGAGGTGATGCCCAGCGGCCAGTCCTCCCACGCCGTCGGTACCAGCTTTAATTTCAGCCCGAGGCTGCCCGCCAGCAATCGGGCGATATCCGGGTCGCTGCCGATGCGGGTGCGGTTGTCGCTGGCCAGCAGCGCCAGCGGCGGGGAGTTGAGCGCCGAAATGGCCACCGTCAGGGTGCCCGGTTCGACAAATTTATAGTTAGCCGGGATCTTCGCCACCGCCTGCTTGTCCACCGTCACCGGCAGTGGCTGTTCGTTGGCCTGTAAATCAATCGCGGCGTGGCTTGTGGATGCCACCATGAGTAATGCCAGTACGCCCTTTTTCATCTTTACTCCTTACAGCACTTTGGACAGGAACTGTCGCGTTCGGGCGTGGGACGGTCGGTTCAGCACCTCGTCGCTGCTGCCCTGCTCCACGATTTTGCCGTCGACCATAAATACCACCTGGTCCGCCACTTCCCGGGCGAAGCCGATCTCATGGGTCACCACCACCAGCGTAGTGCCTGAGCGGGCCAGCTTTTTGATCACATCCAGCACCTCGCCCACCAGCTCGGGATCCAGCGCCGAGGTGGGTTCATCAAACAGAATCACCCGCGGACGCAACGCCAGCGCCCGGGCAATGGCGATGCGCTGCTGCTGCCCGCCAGAAAGATGACGCGACCAGGCGTCGGCTTTATCCCGCAGCCCCACCACGTCGAGCAGTTCGTAAGCCCGCTCGATGGCCTCTTTACGGCTCAGCTGTTTGTGGGCGATGGGCGCTTCGATCAGATTCTCCAGCACCGTCAGATGCGGGAACAGGTTGAAGTTCTGGAACACGTAGCCGACATTGACCCGCTGTTTGAGGATCGCCTTCTCTTTCAGCTCGTACAGCGTATTGCCCTCCCGGCGATAGCCGATGTAATCCCCGTCAATCTGAATAAAGCCCTCATCGACGCGCTCCAGGTGGTTAATGGTGCGCAGCAGGGTCGATTTACCCGAGCCGGACGGGCCGAGGATCACCGTTACCGAGCCGGGCGGGATCTCCAGCGAGACGTTATCCAGCGCCTTGTGGCGGCCAAAGAACTTGCTCACACCGGTAATGGAAATATGTCCTTCAGGAGAGGCTGGCATGGACGGGCTCCTGTGTGCTTGGAGTGGTGACTGAACGGGTGCGGGTGGCGCGGGAGCTGTTCACTGCCGAGCGGCGCTCGCTGCGGGCCAGGCCTCGCTCAACCAGGTGCTGAATGGCCGAGAGCACGGTGGTGATCGCCAGATACCAGACGGCACCGACCATCAGCAGCGGGATCACCTCCTGGGTGCGGTTGTAGATCATCTGGATGGTGTAGAACAGCTCCGGCATCGCCAGGACATAAACCATCGCTGTGCCCTTGGCGAGGCTGATGATTTCGTTGAACCCGGAAGGCAAAATGGTGCGCAGCGCCTGCGGCAGAATGATACGCAGGGTACGGCGTGAGGCCGGTAAGCCCAGCGCCGCTGCCGCTTCATACTGGCCGTGATCGACCCCTAAAAAGCCGCCGCGAATGATCTCCGCGGTATAGGCGCTCTGCACCAGCGTCAGCCCGACCACCGCCGTAGAGAACTGCCCCAGCACGTTGATAGTTTCAAAGCTGCCCCAGGTGATGCCGGTAAACGGCACGCCGAGCGACAGCCTGTCGTAGAGATAGGAGAAGTTGTAGAGAACGATCAGCA encodes the following:
- a CDS encoding PAAR domain-containing protein, with product MQDDKEIEIMKGVIRLNDPLVSGGKVTTASGAPFMGKPVALRADLVTCPLHRGTFPINECHPTWTMRGRGVVVDGCHAACGCEIKSTLPVAGAA
- a CDS encoding T6SS immunity protein Tli3 family protein, whose translation is MKGLCTSLTVAAVVLTADCVAKEPPTQIVYRFDDHRFLELKGWDCEGELWYTDTKRGIHTTPASQFYRIFTRKFIHPSERYIAITNWQVDGFLVSKDYGKTWKAVGFAPGHNEPNGDNRAPTEDVVSFTVVNDQGFLQTKHRLYMSSKPFEDPRILPGGPGIEYTVDDGMGSKVNGKIEPRFPGPAWGMDYITKQALKDNTAQFKANYQDLPDKVPEVKGYTGWDRMRCDMDAGR
- a CDS encoding T6SS immunity protein Tli3 family protein; the protein is MKGLCTFFAVVTVVLAADCVAKEPPTQIVYRFDDHRFLELEGWDCEGELWYTGTKRGIHTTPASQFYRIFTRKFIHPSERYIAITNWQVDGFLVSKDYGKTWRAVGFAPGHNEPNGDNRAPAEDVVSFTVVNDQGFLQTKHRLYMSSKPFEDPRILPGGPGIEYTVDDGMGGIVNGKLEARSPGWAWGMIYMTRQGLEGSTQQLKTNWQNLPDTVPDVKGYTGWDRMRCDMDAGR
- a CDS encoding T6SS immunity protein Tli3 family protein — its product is MKELCVVFAFATILLTANSLAKEPPTQIVYRFDDHRYLELKGWDCQGELWYTDTKRGIHSQPYFQFYRIFTRKFIHPSKRYISIPNWEVDGFLVSKDYGETWKAIGFSPKHNEPNGDNRAPAEDAVSFTVVNDQGFLQTKHRLYMSSKPFEDPRILPGGPGIEFTVDDGMGNNVNGKLKPGSSGPAWGLDYITKQGLKDDIAQFKTNYQGLPDKVPEVKGYTGWDHMRCDMDAGR
- a CDS encoding T6SS effector phospholipase Tle3 domain-containing protein, with translation MRETKTKPYAPRVVSEGDIPVHKSLGEVAQTRNVGVPRPMPGIVILVHGVNDVGESYQNQEKGILAGLGKRLNRQDFYAHEWKNYRIITPGRSPIIPFYWGYKPVTYDDYRADQKRYREEVGKMSDKAHLPYDAYQENNEKNKAALGNDGKGPFKFQSDNFKNALDMHFAKGGGTFANATTTIPDMLGPGAGGFGVAAAGFASLHLNGGDFTHPVYENPHRIYQFFAAQRLADLILTIRREPITEDDVINVVAHSQGTIITMLANMLVKQEGLDPVNCVILNHSPYSLESRAFENIQPGYQQTNAARQNTFKNFCRLMYTQWKGGGKITEGELQVMEASCTLRKPSDNPLRTDDRYCRSNDGKVYNYFCPNDGVVSLENVQGFGWRGIPQKIARDIPNLFQRVFYQHGEVGKAPDAKPFALPPRKEGDAEYAFLTNSSYSYRDVVVNGEELPEPFTFKLQGQDNRPDNDPQTSDKPYTYYIDPDSPDAYISYSAKASAIKRTESAMYMLNSYQRISWKPGHVLTRDELEVESIARKHTVIEGKVTGSKEYPVLSITWLKTREELEAEWQKRDPVGYSQHSSIVMSEFAPSRAMAFDLAIGQCKAFDYQAGKFWEALLHLADWRDPLNKNSDVKEYYRTGRLPVGTTKNYMNKPDEALPQGHYGVENDYAGVQPNVRNPKNIDMGLFKADDFQEKKLLQWDMPKPKNDNQLA
- the pptA gene encoding tautomerase PptA; this translates as MPHVDIKCFPRDLNDEHKTALAADIAEVITRHLNSKDRAISVALNEVAEADWKAQVWDREIEPKLDELIKKPGYSM
- a CDS encoding glutathione S-transferase family protein, producing the protein MIKVYGVPGWGSAISEVMLTLADIPYQFINVDGFDKPGATRELLEKLNPLCQVPTLELENGEIITETAAIALMILDRCPELAPPVGRAERQQFQRLLIWLVANVYPTFTFADYPERWAPDAPEQLQQNCREYRKSLYLWLDNHLKATPYAFGEQITLVDCYLCVMRTWGPRPDWFAANTPKITAIADSVCKLPKLHKVLKDNTILC
- a CDS encoding transporter substrate-binding domain-containing protein — its product is MKKGVLALLMVASTSHAAIDLQANEQPLPVTVDKQAVAKIPANYKFVEPGTLTVAISALNSPPLALLASDNRTRIGSDPDIARLLAGSLGLKLKLVPTAWEDWPLGITSGRYDVALVNIAVTEQRKEKFDFATYRVDNLAFSVKSTSEVQSIKSAADLSGKKVIVGSGTNQERILLGWNEENKSAGREPALPVYLTDDASGNLYIQSGRADVFFGPQSVSAYKAALTGKTRVVGLGPKKAYVATTTKKGNGLVYALQAALDGAIQRGEYQKVLARWAEQGEAVTQSEVNPPGITY
- a CDS encoding amino acid ABC transporter ATP-binding protein, with the translated sequence MPASPEGHISITGVSKFFGRHKALDNVSLEIPPGSVTVILGPSGSGKSTLLRTINHLERVDEGFIQIDGDYIGYRREGNTLYELKEKAILKQRVNVGYVFQNFNLFPHLTVLENLIEAPIAHKQLSRKEAIERAYELLDVVGLRDKADAWSRHLSGGQQQRIAIARALALRPRVILFDEPTSALDPELVGEVLDVIKKLARSGTTLVVVTHEIGFAREVADQVVFMVDGKIVEQGSSDEVLNRPSHARTRQFLSKVL
- a CDS encoding amino acid ABC transporter permease encodes the protein MNNVETIKVVPARYPLRTVGAIVALFVLAVVIQSVAFNPRWEWAVFAHWFFDPVILEGVGQTLLLTLIGTLLSVVFGGVLALARLSSSWLLSSLAWGYIWLFRSLPLIVVLIVLYNFSYLYDRLSLGVPFTGITWGSFETINVLGQFSTAVVGLTLVQSAYTAEIIRGGFLGVDHGQYEAAAALGLPASRRTLRIILPQALRTILPSGFNEIISLAKGTAMVYVLAMPELFYTIQMIYNRTQEVIPLLMVGAVWYLAITTVLSAIQHLVERGLARSERRSAVNSSRATRTRSVTTPSTQEPVHASLS